Within Halobacterium jilantaiense, the genomic segment CGGCGAGTTCGCGGACGCGCCCTCCGCCGTCTCGCTGCTGGACGAGCGCGATGACGTCGCCGTCCTCCGGACGTTCTCGAAGGCGTACGGGCTGGCCGGCACCCGGCTCGGCTACGCGGTCGTCCCCGGGTCGTGGGGCGACGCGTACGCTCGCGTGCAGACGCCGTTCGCGGCGAGCGTGGTCGCCTGCGAGGCCGGGCTCGCCGCACTGGGCGACGACGAGCACGTGGCGAAGACGACCGAGAGCGTCGAGTGGGGCCGCGAGTACATCCACGATGAACTCGACGCCCGCACCTACGAGAGCCACGGGAACTTCGTGCTCGCGAACGTCGGCGACGCGGCGAGCGTCACCGAGGCGGCGAAACGCGATGGCGTCCTGATTCGGGACTGCACGAGCTTCGGGCTGCCCGAACACGTCCGCGTCACGGTCGGCACCCGCGCGGAGACGGATCGCGCCGTCGACACGCTGAACGAGGTGCTGGGCGAGTGAGAGTCGCGGTCACGGGCACCCCGGGCACCGGGAAGACGACCGCCACAGAGCTACTCGACACCGACCTCGATGTCGAACACCTCAACGACCTGGTCGCCTCGGAGGGCCTCTACAACGAGGTCGACGACGCCCGGGGCAGCAAGGTCGTGGACGTCGACGCCGCCCGTGCGTACTTCGAAGGGCGCGACGACCTGCTCGTGGAGTCCCACCTCGCACACCACCTCGACGACCTGGACCGCGTGGTCGTGTTGCGGTGCGAGCCCGGCGAACTGGACGACCGGCTCCAGGACCGCGGCGAACCACCCGAGAAAGCGGGCGAGAACGCCGAGAGCGAGGCGCTCGACGTCATCCTCTCGGAGGCCGTCCGCGACCACGGCCGGGAGACGGTGTACGAGATAGACACGACCGGCCGCGACCCGGAGGCGGTCGCGAGCGACGTGCAGGCCGTCTTGGACGGCGACCGGGACCCGTCGGCCGGCGACGTGGACTTCACCGACTACCTATGACACTCGACCAGTACCGGGACATCGCCGACCGACTGCTCGCGCCCTGGGTGCGCGCCGCGAAGGCCGTCGGCGCGACGCCGAACGCCGTGAGCGTCGTCGCGTTCGGGCTCGCAGTCGGGGCGGGTGCCGCGTTCTGGGTGGCGACGCCGCTGGCGTACGCCGGTGGCGCGCTGCTGGTGTTCCTGAACGGCTGGCTGGACCTGCTGGACGGCGCGCTCGCCCGGGAACTCGGCACGGAATCGGAGGCCGGGGACATGCTCGACCACGTCCTCGACCGGTACGCCGACGTGGTCGTGGTGTCGGGGCTCGCCGCGGGCCTCGACCAGTTCGGGCTCGGGCTGGCGGCCGTCACGGGCGTGCTGCTCACCTCCTACCTCGGCACGCAGGCGCAGGCAGTCGGCCTCGACAGGGTGTACGGCGGGCTGCTCGGGCGCGCGGACCGCCTCGCGCTCGTCGGCGCGACGACCGCCGTGACCGCGCTCGTCCCGACCGTCGCGGGCTACTCGCCGGTGGCGGCGCTGCTGGTCGTGTTCGCGGTCGTCGGCCACCTCACGGCGGTCCAGCGGTTCGTCTCGGCGTGGCGGCAGCTCGCCTGACGGGCGTGCATTTTAAGCGTCGGCCACGGCTACCCTTCTCCATGGCCCAGTGCGAGATGTGTGGCAAGGAGGTCTCGAACCCGAAGACCGTGAAGGTCGAGGGAGCAGAGATCGACGTCTGCGACGACTGTGCCGACTTCGGCACGGAAGTCAAGACGGACTCGTCCTCGTCCACCAGCACGAAGTACTCGACGTCCTCGTCCAGCCAGTCCTCCGGGTCCTCCGGTAGCTCGCAGTCCTCCGGAGGGTCCTCGGGCGGCCGACGACGCCGGGACATGTTCGACGAGATGGAGGAACTGGCCGGCGACTACGACGACCGGCTGCGGAACGCCCGCGAGCAGGAGGGGCTGAGCCAGGAGGAGCTCGCCGACGAACTCAACGAGAAGGCCAGCGTCATCCGGAAGCTGGAGCGCGGCGACAGCCTCCCGAGCGACGACGTGCGGGAGAAGCTGGAGAACCACCTCGGCATCTCGCTCACCGAGAGCGGCGACGCGGACGCCGACGAGGACTGGTCGTCGAGCGGCGGCAGCGCCGGCCTAACGCTCGGCGACAAGGTCCGGCGCAAGGGCGACGACGGCTGAGCGCGGACCGACGCGATAGCTACCTTTTTGCCGCGTGCGATCCCCGAAACGCCTGTGTTCGTACTCGTCAATCTGAAGGCGTACCCCTGTGACCCGGTCGCGGTCGCCGAGGCCGCAGCGGACGTCGCCGGCGACACCGAGGCGACGGTCGCGGTCGCCCCGCAGGCCGCCGACCTCGCGCGGGTCGCCGACACCGGCGTCACCACGTACGCACAGCACGTCAGCCCGAACGGCCACGGCAGCCACACCGGCAGCACGCTCGCCGAGTCCGTCGCCGACAACGGTGCCGTCGGCACGCTCCTGAACCACTCCGAGGCCCGCCGGAAGCTCGCGGACATCGACGGCAGCCTCGACGCAGCGGCGCGCGCCGACCTCGACACGGTCGTCTGCGCGAACAACCCCGAGCAGGTGGCGGCCGCCGCGGCGCTCGGCCCGGACGCCGTCGCCGTCGAGCCGCCGGAGCTCATCGGCACCGGGACACCGGTCTCGCAGGCCGACCCGGACGTCGTGGAGGACGCTGTCGACGCCGCGGCGGCCGTCGACCCGAGCGTCGACGTCTACTGCGGTGCCGGCATCAGCACGGGCGATGACGTCGTCGCCGCAGAGGAACTGGGCGCGAGCGGCGTCCTGCTCGCGTCGGGCGTCGCGAAAGCCGACGACCCGCGCACGGCGCTCGAAGACCTCGTCGCGCCGCTGGACTGAGAACAGTCACAACGCCGAAGTGCGGTCGCAGCGACCCACCGGTATGGCCGCCAGAGATGCGACTCTATTCGGTATCGCTCTGATACTCGCTGCCGGGTTCTTCATGGTGAACGACCTGATTCAACGAGGCAATCCGACGTCGCTCTCTGTCTACGGCGTGCTCGGCGGGCTCGTCGTCTCGTTCCTCGGGGCAGTGGCGGGCCTCCCCGAGGAACCGAGCTGAGAGCACACTGCTTGTGACTACGGCCAGTGACCGCACTG encodes:
- a CDS encoding adenylate kinase family protein, with the protein product MRVAVTGTPGTGKTTATELLDTDLDVEHLNDLVASEGLYNEVDDARGSKVVDVDAARAYFEGRDDLLVESHLAHHLDDLDRVVVLRCEPGELDDRLQDRGEPPEKAGENAESEALDVILSEAVRDHGRETVYEIDTTGRDPEAVASDVQAVLDGDRDPSAGDVDFTDYL
- a CDS encoding CDP-alcohol phosphatidyltransferase family protein, whose protein sequence is MTLDQYRDIADRLLAPWVRAAKAVGATPNAVSVVAFGLAVGAGAAFWVATPLAYAGGALLVFLNGWLDLLDGALARELGTESEAGDMLDHVLDRYADVVVVSGLAAGLDQFGLGLAAVTGVLLTSYLGTQAQAVGLDRVYGGLLGRADRLALVGATTAVTALVPTVAGYSPVAALLVVFAVVGHLTAVQRFVSAWRQLA
- a CDS encoding multiprotein bridging factor aMBF1, with translation MAQCEMCGKEVSNPKTVKVEGAEIDVCDDCADFGTEVKTDSSSSTSTKYSTSSSSQSSGSSGSSQSSGGSSGGRRRRDMFDEMEELAGDYDDRLRNAREQEGLSQEELADELNEKASVIRKLERGDSLPSDDVREKLENHLGISLTESGDADADEDWSSSGGSAGLTLGDKVRRKGDDG
- the tpiA gene encoding triose-phosphate isomerase — encoded protein: MFVLVNLKAYPCDPVAVAEAAADVAGDTEATVAVAPQAADLARVADTGVTTYAQHVSPNGHGSHTGSTLAESVADNGAVGTLLNHSEARRKLADIDGSLDAAARADLDTVVCANNPEQVAAAAALGPDAVAVEPPELIGTGTPVSQADPDVVEDAVDAAAAVDPSVDVYCGAGISTGDDVVAAEELGASGVLLASGVAKADDPRTALEDLVAPLD